In the genome of Halostella limicola, one region contains:
- a CDS encoding SRPBCC family protein, translating to MSVYQRETRVAAPLPEVWDFHSTVSGLLELTPAFTNLRVESVTGPDGKRDPEVLEVGAAIRMSMRPFNFGPRQEWTSVITEREYRDGRATFQDVMENGPFDRWVHTHEFVGEDGATLIRDHVEYELPGGKVGEAVGPLATIGFEPMFRYRHRKTKKLLERRR from the coding sequence ATGTCCGTCTACCAGCGCGAGACGCGGGTCGCGGCCCCGCTGCCGGAGGTCTGGGACTTCCACTCGACCGTCTCCGGGCTCTTGGAGCTGACGCCGGCGTTCACGAACCTACGGGTGGAGTCTGTCACGGGACCGGACGGGAAGCGCGACCCGGAGGTGCTGGAGGTGGGGGCAGCGATCAGGATGTCGATGCGCCCGTTCAACTTCGGCCCGCGGCAGGAGTGGACGTCGGTCATCACCGAACGCGAGTACCGCGACGGGCGCGCGACGTTCCAGGACGTCATGGAGAACGGACCTTTCGACCGCTGGGTCCACACTCACGAGTTCGTCGGGGAGGACGGCGCGACGCTGATCCGCGACCACGTCGAGTACGAACTCCCCGGTGGAAAGGTCGGAGAGGCCGTCGGACCGCTGGCGACGATCGGGTTCGAACCGATGTTTCGCTACCGACACCGGAAGACGAAGAAGCTGCTGGAGCGCCGCCGCTGA
- a CDS encoding NAD(P)/FAD-dependent oxidoreductase produces MADVAVIGGGPAGLSAALFTAKNGHDTTLFDTDETWMHKAHLYNYLGIDDIGGTEFVERGREQVDEFGVERHDAEVTDVEETGSGFSLRTQDGEYDADYVVFAAGGSRDLAADLGCDRNDDGTVAVVNQDNETTVDRAYAAGRMIRDQKIEAIISAGDGAAAALGIMSAEAGKPVHDFDTPE; encoded by the coding sequence ATGGCAGACGTAGCAGTCATCGGCGGCGGACCGGCGGGGCTGAGCGCCGCCCTGTTCACGGCGAAGAACGGGCACGACACCACTCTCTTCGACACGGACGAGACGTGGATGCACAAGGCGCACCTGTACAACTACCTCGGTATCGACGACATCGGCGGCACCGAGTTCGTCGAGCGCGGGCGAGAACAGGTCGACGAGTTCGGCGTCGAACGCCACGACGCGGAGGTGACGGACGTCGAGGAGACCGGCTCGGGGTTCTCGCTCCGGACGCAGGACGGCGAGTACGACGCCGATTACGTCGTCTTCGCGGCGGGCGGTTCCCGCGATCTAGCGGCGGACCTCGGCTGTGACCGGAACGACGACGGCACCGTGGCCGTCGTCAACCAGGACAACGAAACGACCGTGGACCGGGCCTACGCCGCGGGGCGGATGATCCGCGACCAGAAGATAGAGGCGATCATCTCCGCGGGCGACGGCGCGGCCGCCGCGCTCGGTATCATGAGCGCGGAGGCGGGCAAACCCGTCCACGACTTCGACACGCCCGAGTGA